The region tctgttaataacattctATGTAACTGTtgttggaaaaattgtagaaaaatcataaaatgtccaaatcaagttctgtaacttctgagagtttggaaaatgagtctagtttgttcataatttttattataatttttaatgacttcttacttatgtgaaaaagtccataatcacagactggtccggattgatgtttgaaatgataggcagttttgtaaaaatcaccataaattgtagaaaaatcatatggagatgtgcaagtagtcattttaaagctaagaagtggaactacatgcacctaatacagttttgaaaacaaaaatgtttaagatgtccaaaacagtccgtgaatggagttgaacttttctgatgaaggctgttagaaaagtgtagttatgttcttggtgttttaacttgtattcccccctaaaaacttgagaaaacatgaaaatatgggggtatgaactcaccttaagtgttttcagtagatgattgttgaagaacggaggtgtttaactcaagaacacttggagatgccttgaagatttttgagaatctagcatcatagttatggagtttgtataagttatcattgatttgagtagaatgaagtgtaaagatcacaaggaggatgaattacacttaccaagagtggaagacacttgatgatcagccttgagatcttgaattagagagaaaagttggagagaaaaagttggagttgaatctttggtggaatgagagtgattgaaagaaaatgaggagagaggttgagtgaccagccctagAATGTGGGGATGGCTTGCgagaggggtaaaaagtacaaggtatgatGGGGAGgagtggctggtcatagagtgggtgtgggagtggttgcttgtgtcataaagtaaagcaaagtcaacactccacctctttgtactttacccacttgcttttattatttaaataaagattttgatgaaaatatgattaaattgtgaatatttagggtttattatgttaaaatatgattttgggtgaaaactccgcgttaaaataattaaaaacgggccttaaacgcaaaactacgcgaaaaccgggagaaaatgagttcccagcaagacctctcggtcctaggccgaggttcggtccatgCTGAGGGTTGAGTCGGAAGCAAAAGGCGCGAGTCAGACgcgagaagcgaagggcgagggtccggtccgaaggctcggtccgaagggtcaggaACGAaggtgaggttcggttcggagctACAAGGCGAGAATGTCAGAACCGAACGagctgtagtgaacagtaccttcggttcggttagtgaacagtaacttcggttcggttcagcagccttcttcatcaggagggttcggttcctaagaggggtttcggttcctaagagggatttcggttcctaagaggggtttcggttcctaaggtccgtttttcgcgtagacttccgtttttgggctgttttcgccaaattcgagggtcgggatgccccgagtgattatagaaagttgggagagatttcgagagagatttgagagagattccacatactcagagagatttgggagagatttgacattcttggagagatttcacatacaaagagatacttGGGAGAGacttcacatacttagagagatttgacatacttggagagatttcacatacaaagagagatttgagagagatttcacatacttagagagatttgggagagatttgacatacttggagagatttcacatacaaagagatatttgggagagacttcacatacttagagagatttgggagagatttgacatacttggagagatttcacatacaaagagagatttcacatacttagagagatttgggagagatttctgataagaagagatggagtgaacacgattgagagagttttcattggtgacctttttgagagtccggcttcgcactgcaaggtccgtaaaccccgttaagccttgtttaaggatcttgcatactcccgatgagtatgcaaccttgttttatcggtttggctcgccacgtaccacagttttaggttaaggagatctagatgtacgcacttttcaatttatgatttctcaataggatagagagttgtttagaaattacataacgtaaactctaatactcatggcaaattgagttgaccggtttgacttgttgactttagttgactttgacttgaccgaaaattgacggttgtcacagcattgatcagcattgtttaattgttgagctcaacaatacgaatgtatacactttaaacaaagctttgatgaggattgtttcattcttgagttccacattataagtctatgcaatttagcaaagctttgatgagcatagtttaattcttgggttccacaatagaagtagtcttcgtaatttagcaaagctttgatgaccgttgtttaattcttgtgttccacaatgaaAGTCTGTGTagtttaagcaaatctttgatgagcattgcttcattcttgagttccacattagaagtctatgcgatttaagaatgttttgatgagcattgtttaattctagagttgcacaatagaagtagcctttgtaatttagtataagtttaatgagccttgtttaattcttgagttccataataaaagccagtgcaattatagaaaagctttgatgagcattgtttcattcttgagttccacattataagtctatgcaatttagaaatgctttgatgagcattgtttaattctagagttgcacaatagaagtagccttcgtaatttagcatagttttgatgagcattgtttaattcaagagttgcacaatagaagtagcctttgtaatttagcatagttttgatgagcattgttatattcttgagttccacaatagaagtctatgcaatttaaacaaggcttcgtaatttaccatagttttgatgagcattgtttcattcttgagttccacattagaagtctatgcaatttaacaatgctttgatgagcattgtttaattctaaagttgcacaatagaagtagccttcgtaattttgcatagttttgatgagcattgttttgttcttgagttccacaatagaagtctatgcagtttaaacaaggatttgatgagcattgtttcattcttgagttccacaatagagttatatgcaatttaagcaaaactttgatgagcattgtttaattcttgagttccacaattgaattcgatgcaatttaggaaaaactttgacgaggattgtttaattcatgagttccataatagaagtctatgtagcttgcaatgctttgatgcgcattgcttaatacttgagttccacaatagaagtgtatccaatttagcaaagctgtaatgagcatcgtttaattcttgagttccacattagaagtctacgcaatataagaaaagctttgatgagcattgtttgatttattagttccacgaagtctatgcaatttagcaaagctttgatgagcattatttcattcttgagttccacattggaagtctatgcaatttagcaaagcattgatgagcattgtttaatgaattccacaatagaagtgacctttgcaatttagcaaagatttgatgagcattgtttaatgaattccacaatagaagtaacctttgcaatttagcaaagatttgatgagcattgtttaattctttagtttcacaatagaagtttatgcactttaagcaaagctttgatgagcgttgtttcattcttgctacaatagaagtctatgcaaagctttgatgagtattgtttatctcttgagttcaacactagaagtctatgcaatttaagcaaagcttttgtgtgcattgtttaattttcgagttccacaatagaagtctacgcaatttagcaaagatttgatgagcattgtttagatcttgtgttccacaatagaattctatgcaatttaagcaaatcattgatgaggattgtttaaatcttaagttccacaatagaagtatatgtaacttagcaaagctttaatgatcattgtttaatacttgagttccacaatagaagtctatgcaatttaccaaagctttgataagcatcgtttaattcttgagttccacaatagaagtctatgcaatttaagcaagtctttgatgaactgtgtttgattcttgagttccacaatagaattctttgcaatttagcaaagctttgacgagcattgtttcattcttgggttccacattggaagtctatgcaatttaacaaagcattgatgagcattgtttaattgttgagctcaacaatacgaatgtatacactttaaacaaagctttgatgaggattgtttcattcttgagttccacattataagtctatgcaatttagcaaagctttgatgagcatagtttaattcttgggttccacaatagaagtagtcttcgcaatttagcaaagctttgatgaccattgtttaattcttgtgttctaCAATGAAAGTCTGTGTagtttaagcaaatctttgatgagcattgcttcattcttgagttccacattagaagtctatgcaatttaagaatgttttgatgagcattgtttaattctagagttgcacaatagaagtagcctttgtagtttagtataagtttgatgagccttgtttaattcttgagttccataataaaagccagtgcaattatagaaaagcttttatgagcattgtttcattcttgagttccacattataagtctatgcaatttagaaatgctttgatgagcattgtttaattctagagttgcacaatagaagtagccttcgtaatttagcatagttttgatgagcattgattaattcaagagttgcacaatagaagtagcctttgtaatttagcatagttttgatgagcattattatattcttgagttccacaacaaaagtctatgcaatttaaacaaggcttcgtaatttaccatagttttgatgagcattgtttcattcttttttttttttttttgaaaagagccaaagctcagcaaattttattaaaaagaataaaagaatacaaatacataaaaaaaataaaaaacaaacaaacccctaaccaaaccaacctatccataaccaactcCCCATCCACTttttaaacatatcaactaaGCTCCAAAAGTCCCAAAAAACCTTAATGTTTATATGCTTACACCAAGAACTTATTAGAAgtgggaaaaaaggtaacttcaccccATTGCAAAAACCACCCCACCAATCACCATTAAGACcaaagcaaggggtaaggcccttaaaaaaacccaCAGTCCAAAAGTGAAAACCTAACAAACAACCCCATAAAAGATCAAACCCAAACATCCTACATACAAAATTAAAGTaccaaaaaatacaaaaaatataacccAAAATCCACTGCAAAAGCATCAAGAACTCATTCCAGCAACTTCTGTCAACTTTCAGCCCTTGTATCCCTCCTTTATTGTACTCTCTTTTATCCTTCATCCTCCAAATGTGACTCAACATAATGGCCTTCCTGCAATAAACATTCGTACTATCCAAATTCACTACAAACAGCTTCATAATCAGCTTCATAACTCCTTTTCTGCACACATAAAAAAACCCACACTGGACTACACAATACCACCATATTATCAAACCCAGTTGCATACttgacatggcatcaatcacatgtctaggattttcCATTTGAATAATCTCAATTAAGATCATATCCAAACAAAAAATCCCAAAGGTACATATCACAAAATTCAAGAGCAAGCTCTTAAACCAGTGAATtaatccgtcaattccttgaaaCCCGTCAATTCCTTTGAACCTATCATTCCGAAAAAACCCCCAATACAAACCTCCCATAAGAACAGTCAAACAATTCAACATCTCCATATTATCCCAATCCTCAAAACAAACAGGATCACAACAGCTACTCCTAACAAAGAAATTcaaaaaacccatcaattttttccaaaaataccccataTCTGTAAAATTTCCCTGCTGACCATAACATTCATCTTCCTCAACCCTAATAACTTCAATTGAATTTCTTTCTCAATACACAAAATAACTCCTTCATTCGATTTTCTCAATTTACTAAaaattcttgaatttctttctttccaaatgtgAGAAACACAGCTAGCAAACACCCATTTTTTGATCAAAATCTCAATAGATCTCGAATTTAAGACTGAAGACAATTTAAGAACAAGATCATTCCAATTAGAATAAGATATGTCAATTCCAGCCTTAGAACAACAATGTTTCCATATACTATGCGAGAATTCACATTGAAAGAAAAGATGGTCATGAGAATCAGGAATTTTTAAACAGAAAGGACATAGTAAAGAACCTGATTTCTCCCAGCATTTaactcgatcttgagttttcagACGATTCAGAACAGCAAGCCATAAAATAAATGCATTCCTGGGAATACAATTACTATACCAAACACAGCTAACCCACTTGACTTTACTTCCAAAATTATTGATATCTCTCCAAACTTGCTtgcaagaaaattttttattcacACCATTCATATCCCTCCAAACAGTAATATCCTTTTGATTACCAATATTACAAAACATGGGAGCATCTTTCAGACCAGGAAAATTTATTACCCAATCAACAGGCCATCTATAAGTATCATTAGTCAAAACATCACTGACTAAAGAATTTTCACTAAATCCATTTCTAAACCAATCCCTCCTTGATATAATTGTACTTAATATGCCAATTGggtgccaccaatcatgccataaagaAGTATTTCTACCATCACCAACACATGAGACAATATGATGTCTAACAGTTTTTCTCAATTCCAAAAATCTTTTCCAAGTCCAATTCATGCTTTTCTTCTGCCAAATCTCCCagaaatttccatcaccaatgtaGTTTTCTCTCACCCACTGAACCCACAGAGAATTCTTGTTACTAATCAGATTCCAAATGTGTTTAATTAATAAAGCATCATTCCAGAATCTTAAGTCTTTAATTCCCAGCCCCCCATTTATTTTTGGCTTACAAACATCACTCCATTTAACTTTAGCTTTTCCTCTAACCACTTCTCCATTAGCCCACAGAAAGTTTCTACAAATCATTTCAATCTCCCTAATAGTAGCAATAGGAATTTTGAAAATTGAAGCCCAATACACATGAATAGAAGTCAGGACAGAATTTATGAGCTGTAATCTTCCAGCAAAAGAAAGCATCTTGTTTTTCCAATTACACACTCTCAATTTAATCTTATCAACAAGAGCAAAACAATCTCTTTTGAAAAGCATATTCACACACATGGGAATCCCAAGGTATTTGAAAGGAATTTTACCAATGTCAAAAGGTAAAATTCCCAAAATAATCCTTCTCATGTTTGGCTTCACACAGCTAAAAAAAATTTGGCTTTTTTccatgctagctttcaaaccagAAATAGAATAAAAATCGTCAAGGGCAGCTTTTATGACTCTAGCAGAATTGCCATTACCAAAAGAAAACACCAACAAATCATCTGCAAAACATAAGTGTGTAATCCTCTGAGAATCACACTTGCAATGAAATTTGAAACATTggctttcttcaattttcttcaccAGGATTAGATTAAAAACCTCCATAACCAACGTGAATAAGTAGGGAGATAGAGGATCTCCTTGCCTTAACCCCCTCTTTCCTTCAAAATATCCAtggtcttcaccattaaaattcAGCATAAACCAAGGGGAAGAAGTGCATGCCATAATCCAATTAACCATGACAGGATGAAATCCAAATCCAAGAAGAATTCTATTAAGAAATTTCCAGTCAACAGTATCATAGGCCTTTTGTATATCAATCTTTAAGGTACATTTAGGCattccttttttatttttgtatcccACCATCAATTCTTGAGCAAGGAGAATATTGTCAAGAATTGATCTTCCTTGAATAAAAGCAGATTGGTTATGACTAACTATATCACTTAAGCTGCCCCTTATTCTGTTTACTATTATTTTACTGATACATTTATAAAAAATGTTGCAGCAGGCAATAGGCCGAAAATCAGTAACTTTCCTTGGTTCTTCCACTTTAGGAATCAACACAATCCTAGTAGCATTAATACCCTTCAATAATTTTCCtgtccagaaaaattccctcacaGCTTTACAAATATCTGTCCCAACAATACTCCACGCACTCTTAAAAAACTTAGAGGAAAACCCATCAGGACCAGGAGCATGATTGTCAGCAATATCAAACATAGCTACTTTAACTTCTTCATCTGTGACCACTCTTATCATATTCATTGCCACTTTTTTatccaacttattaataaaaaactCATTATTAAGTATAGACAAATCAGTGGCAACTTCACATCCCAAGAAATtcttaaaatgattaataaatttCTCTTTCATAGCCTTCCCCTGATCCATCTTCCGTCTTCATCAAGCACCATCAAAATTCGATTCCTGTTAATCCTGCTTTTCAAACAACTGTGAAAAAACTTAGTGTTATTATCCCCATCAGAAAGCCATTTGATCTTAGATCTTTGAGAAAGCAGCTTTTCTTCATCATTACAAGCAACATTATAttcaaaaagaatattagcatgctcCTCCCGATATGAAGCATTAAACGGTTCCTGATCAATTTTCAACTGAATATTTCCCAATTGCTCCCTTAGATCCTTAATTTTCCTTCCTGACCCTCTGAATTTACTACACATCTGTTTACACTGACTCTTCAACATTTTCAGTTTCTGAGTAACTTTGAACATAAAAAAGCCTTCAATATTTGAGGACCAGATATCCTTCACCATAGGCAGAAATTCTTCTTTATCCGCAATGAAATTAGCAAATCTAAAGGAAGCTTTCCATCTCAATTTATCATTAGGAATGAAAAGAATAGCAGGACAGTGATCAGAAGTTCTGTATGGTTTAAATGCAGCATAAGCTGAAGGATAATCAGAAATGAATTTCGTGTTGACCATAATCCTATCCAGCTTCTTTAAAATTCCTTTATTCCCAGAAGGCGATTTATTCCAAGTGAATTGAAACCCAGTGCTATTCAAGTCTTCAACTTCAATAAAATTGATACATTCTCGAAAATCATCAGCTCCTTTCAGACATCTCGAGCATCCTTCTGAATAATCGGAATCTTTTAACACAACATTGAAATCACCCAAAATACACCAAGCTTCCTTTTTCACAGTtaagctgaattttttcaaatCTTCCCATAAAACCCTTCTTTCAATATAACCGGAAGCAGCATAGATGAAGGAAAAAAACATGCTATAATTAGAACCAGAAAATTTGACAAAGCAATGAATCACCTGTTTCGATTGAGATAAAACCATAACATCAAATAATTTTGGATCCCATCCAACAATTATTCTAGTACCAACATCACACTGTTTGTTATTAGAAACCCAATCCCAGTTTCCAAAAGATTTACTACACAcattctttaaatttgaaattttgacatGGGATTCAACAACAGCACACATTCCCAGCTTATTATCCCTTATAACATCCATAACCTCTTTTTGCTTAACAGCTTTATTTAACCCCCTAACATTCCATACACCAATCGACATCATTGACTAATAACATGATTTTTGGCATTTACCACCTCAAATGCCTGAGATAATCCACTAATACTACTGCTATCATTATTCCTCTTGCTATCCATCTTCTTTTCAGCATTAACCATCACAAGATCTTCATTGCTAATGCCCATGTTATGAATCTCATTATATTTCAATCTGTTGTCATCAGTAGCAGAGAGAGTGCAATTCAGATCATCAAATTGAACACCAATTTTATCTCTTTTATCATCCTTTTCCATTCCAATTATAGCTTCCTCATCAATCAATCCCAAAACTTCAAAGCTATTTTTATTGCTGCTATCAGTTTCCTTATCACTCTTCTTAATCTCAGCCATATCATTGACATTCTTCTTTATAGTCACCTGTCTTTTATCTCCATTATTTACCTGATCATTATTATTATACTGTCCAGAACCCACCTTCTCAAATTTTTTATTCTTCTCCAAATTCCAATGCCCCACTCCTTTGTTATTCCAATTCCCATTTTGTCCCCAACCATTTCCACTTTTGTTCCCATATTGACCCCTAAACTTATTCCCCACTCTTGAGAAATTACTCTTCCCTTTATTTTTCTGATTACCTATATTAGCAGCTTTCCACATAGAATTGCTTGTACCTTCTCCAtctttaataattttatttttcctaTTAGTAAATTCTGTAAATCCTTCATCATCAATCACATTTTTCCCTTTATCTTCCTTGCTAATCCCACTGCCACCATTTTGCATAGATTTAGCACCCATCATACTAGCCATACAGACCTTATCTATGTGCCCAAACACTTTACAATGACTGCATCTAGATGGCATCCAAGCATATTCCACATCAAAGCTTTGAATAACAGCAGAATTAGTAACAAAATCCCACGTTGAGATATCAATGTTTCTTTTCCATTCTTTATCAGCTGACATTTCGATAAGGATCCTAGCATAAGCATTTCTCCCTTTATGTTCCAAACACATCTCCTCAGTAAAAGAATCAAACGCAAGAGGAATTCCCAATTTACTAGCAATAATGCACAGATTATCCCCACTCCAAACCTCCAAAGGTAAGTCATAAATCTTGACCCAAACCGGAATCTTATCATGTCTATTTTTAGTTAAAGTCAAACCTGGTCTCCATCTTTG is a window of Lactuca sativa cultivar Salinas chromosome 1, Lsat_Salinas_v11, whole genome shotgun sequence DNA encoding:
- the LOC128128200 gene encoding uncharacterized protein LOC128128200, with protein sequence MSIGVWNVRGLNKAVKQKEVMDVIRDNKLGMCAVVESHVKISNLKNVCSKSFGNWDWVSNNKQCDVGTRIIVGWDPKLFDVMVLSQSKQVIHCFVKFSGSNYSMFFSFIYAASGYIERRVLWEDLKKFSLTVKKEAWCILGDFNVVLKDSDYSEGCSRCLKGADDFRECINFIEVEDLNSTGFQFTWNKSPSGNKGILKKLDRIMVNTKFISDYPSAYAAFKPYRTSDHCPAILFIPNDKLRWKASFRFANFIADKEEFLPMVKDIWSSNIEGFFMFKVTQKLKMLKSQCKQMCSKFRGSGRKIKDLREQLGNIQLKIDQEPFNASYREEHANILFEYNVACNDEEKLLSQRSKIKWLSDGDNNTKFFHSCLKSRINRNRILMVLDEDGRWIRGRL